From Hoeflea sp. 108:
CGATGATCGGCCGGAGAAAGCTGTCGAACCGATCCGCGCCGAATGCTCGTGCGGCTGCCGCGACATCGGCAGTTCAATAGACATTCGCCGGCAGCCAGACTCAGCCATGGATGTCCCGGCGACAACGACCAAAGCGCGGCTTCGGGCGGGCGCCCGGGCGAAATCCCACCCTATCCCGCACTCGCCAGTGCAAAGTGATTGTCGCCGGCCCTCAGGACCTCGCGCCCATCCATGGCAGCAGCACGGCGGACGGCGTCGGCCTCTTCAGGATCGAGCCGCGAGGCCATGTCCGTGAAGCGACGCTCCGGGTCGGGAACGGCCGACAGCAGAAGCCTGGTGTAGGGATGCTGCGGGTTGTCGATGATCGAGCCGCAATCGCCCCACTCGACGATCTGGCCGCTGTACATGACCGCGATGTCCTCGGCGACATAGCGCGCGGTGGCGATATCGTGGGTGATGTAGAGGATGCCGAGGTTGCGGCTCGTCTTCATCTCGTTGAGCAGGTTGAGCACGCCGAGGCGGACGGAGACGTCGAGCATCGACGTCGGTTCGTCCGCTACCAGCACCTGCGGCTGGGCCGAGAGCGCGCGCGCAATGTTGACACGCTGGCGCTGGCCGCCCGAAAGCTCGTGCGGATATTTCGCGGCGACGATGGCAGGGTCGAGCTTCACCGCTTCGAGCTGCTTGTTCACCTCCGCGTCGATGTCACGGGAAGCGATGTCGGGGCGGTGCAGGCTCAGCGTGCGCTTGAGGTGATAGGCGATGGTGTGGACCGGGTTCAGCGAGGCGAACGGGTCCTGGAAGATCATCTGCACGGCGCGCCGGTAGGCGGCGAGATCGCGGCCGCGCAGGCCCGCGGTCGGCGCGCCCTTGAACAGCACCCGGCCGGCGCCGGGCATGTATTCCAGCATCGCCATGCGCGCGCAGGTGGTCTTGCCGCTGCCGGATTCGCCGACGATCGCCAACGCCCGGCCGCTGTTGAGCGAGAAGTTGATCGAGCGCGCCGCATGGACGGCAAAGCTGCCGTGACCGAACGACTTGCTGACGGCATCGAAGCGCAGAAGCGGTTCGCTCATCCCAGCACCCCTCCCTTGAGCGATGGGAACGACGCCCACAGCTTCTTGGTGTAGTCATGTTGCGGGCGACGGAAGATCTCGTCCGACGGACCCTGTTCGACGAGCTTGCCCTGCAGCATCACGCCGATGCGGTCGCAGAACTGCACCATCAGCCCGAGGTCATGGGTGATGAACAGCACCGAGAACCCCATCTGTCGCCGGAGTTCGTCGATGCGCTGCAGGATCTCGCGCTGGACGACCACGTCGAGCGCCGTCGTCGGCTCGTCCATGATCACGAGCTTCGGATTGAGCGCCATGCAGATGGCGATGACGATGCGCTGGCGCATGCCGCCTGAGAACTGGTGCGGATAGTCGCGCATGCGCTCGGGCTTGATGTCGACCAGCCTGAGCATCTCGGCGGTCCGCTCGCGCGCCTGCTTGCGCGTGCAGCGGTTGTGGGTGGCGAGCACGTCGTAGAACTGCTCTTCGATGCGCAGCACCGGGTTAAGCGAGTTCATGGCGCTCTGGAACACCATCGCCACCTCGCGCCAGCGGAAGTCGCGCAGCGCCTTGTCGTCGAGCCCGAGCACATCGCGGCCGGCGAGCCGGATTTCGCTGCCCTTGCGGATCAGCGCCGGCGGCCCGTGCAGGCGGCTGACGGCGAAGGCAACCGTGCTCTTGCCGCAGCCGGATTCGCCGGCGAGACCGAACACCTCGCCCGGGGCCACGTCGAAGGACACCTGGTCGACGGCGCGGAAGTCCTTTTCAGCGCCGATATAGTCGATGGTGAGGTTCTTCACCGAGAGCAGAGCTTCATTCACAGGCGGCCCTCCCCCGACTTGACCAGGCTTGCCCAGCGGCCGAGGCTGCTGCCGGTGCGC
This genomic window contains:
- a CDS encoding ABC transporter ATP-binding protein — protein: MSEPLLRFDAVSKSFGHGSFAVHAARSINFSLNSGRALAIVGESGSGKTTCARMAMLEYMPGAGRVLFKGAPTAGLRGRDLAAYRRAVQMIFQDPFASLNPVHTIAYHLKRTLSLHRPDIASRDIDAEVNKQLEAVKLDPAIVAAKYPHELSGGQRQRVNIARALSAQPQVLVADEPTSMLDVSVRLGVLNLLNEMKTSRNLGILYITHDIATARYVAEDIAVMYSGQIVEWGDCGSIIDNPQHPYTRLLLSAVPDPERRFTDMASRLDPEEADAVRRAAAMDGREVLRAGDNHFALASAG
- a CDS encoding ABC transporter ATP-binding protein, whose product is MNEALLSVKNLTIDYIGAEKDFRAVDQVSFDVAPGEVFGLAGESGCGKSTVAFAVSRLHGPPALIRKGSEIRLAGRDVLGLDDKALRDFRWREVAMVFQSAMNSLNPVLRIEEQFYDVLATHNRCTRKQARERTAEMLRLVDIKPERMRDYPHQFSGGMRQRIVIAICMALNPKLVIMDEPTTALDVVVQREILQRIDELRRQMGFSVLFITHDLGLMVQFCDRIGVMLQGKLVEQGPSDEIFRRPQHDYTKKLWASFPSLKGGVLG